Proteins from one Actinomycetes bacterium genomic window:
- the cysT gene encoding sulfate ABC transporter permease subunit CysT, whose translation MSLLPGATPAPPTAPRRRPLHGKGQAIGLGFVVLYLSVIVLIPLAAVVATSQENGLAGFWKAVTTPEASSTLKLTIGASFLVAVINCLMGTMIAWLLVRDRLPGRGFFDALIDLPFALPTIVAGLALLTVYGTDSPLGLDIAYSRLAVVVALLFVTLPFVVRTVQPVLLELDREMEQAAASLGAGPATIFFRIILPNILPAMAAGTALSFARAVSEFGSTVLISGNLPFKTQVASVHIFNQLENDNVAGAAAVATVLLVVALVMLVALDVLQRWGARRG comes from the coding sequence GTGAGCCTCCTTCCCGGGGCCACGCCGGCGCCACCGACCGCGCCACGACGCCGGCCGCTGCACGGCAAGGGCCAGGCGATCGGCCTCGGCTTCGTCGTCCTGTACCTCAGCGTCATCGTCCTGATCCCCCTGGCGGCCGTGGTCGCCACGAGTCAGGAGAACGGCCTGGCCGGGTTCTGGAAGGCTGTCACGACCCCCGAGGCGTCCTCGACCCTGAAGCTCACGATCGGTGCGTCGTTCCTGGTCGCGGTGATCAACTGCCTGATGGGCACGATGATCGCCTGGCTCCTGGTACGGGACCGGCTACCGGGCCGGGGCTTCTTCGACGCGCTCATCGACCTGCCGTTCGCACTGCCGACGATCGTGGCCGGTCTCGCCCTGCTCACCGTCTACGGGACGGACAGCCCGCTCGGGCTCGACATCGCCTACTCCCGGTTGGCGGTCGTGGTCGCGCTGCTCTTCGTCACGCTGCCCTTCGTCGTGCGGACGGTGCAGCCCGTCCTGCTCGAGCTGGATCGGGAGATGGAGCAGGCAGCGGCATCGCTCGGCGCCGGCCCGGCCACGATCTTTTTCCGGATCATCCTGCCGAACATCCTGCCGGCGATGGCCGCCGGCACCGCGCTCTCGTTCGCCCGGGCGGTCAGCGAGTTCGGGTCCACCGTGCTGATCTCGGGCAACCTCCCTTTCAAGACCCAGGTGGCATCGGTGCACATCTTCAACCAGCTGGAGAACGACAACGTGGCCGGCGCCGCCGCGGTCGCGACGGTCCTGCTCGTCGTCGCGCTCGTGATGCTCGTCGCGCTGGACGTGCTCCAGCGCTGGGGAGCCCGCCGTGGCTAG